Proteins found in one Pseudorasbora parva isolate DD20220531a chromosome 11, ASM2467924v1, whole genome shotgun sequence genomic segment:
- the LOC137092094 gene encoding uncharacterized protein, which produces MDDRSDIEEEINYRCRFNTSPDHTVDDELESAVENWDQHSTNDTVTDHSMDEESDSENYELQNCSMTPPQDPTDNTCDSETSNNVENVANLLLMDAAAGGDAQDYSGEKPNSVKEKIYPNAKISHEESLLSILCYALRHTTTKSALSDLLDLINLHCPEGTNGVPSSLYKFLKTFDCNSFEMMYICPKCHHYFGNEIPACCASCGSEPGDKNSLVKSGTEYTVKKMSDQMTILREKQEESERYSRRWNLRLLNLPESSNEDVRKQVLEIIAEIIPEEKSKLGFLVDTVHRVGRPREDKSTRPVIIQFTMRTFRFNLWRASLNADVMKKGNLRMTEDLTQQERQCRNKLWPLVKQARADGKKTKWQGPAVIINGVRHTA; this is translated from the exons ATGGATGACAGATCTGACATCGAAGAGGAGATAAATTACCGATGCAGATTCAACACATCACCAGACCATACTGTG GATGATGAATTGGAGAGTGCAGTGGAGAACTGGGACCAGCACAGCACAAATGATACAGTCACAGATCATTCCATG GATGAAGAATCGGACAGTGAGAATTATGAACTGCAAAACTGTTCTATGACTCCACCTCAAGACCCCACA GACAATACATGTGACAGCGAAACGAGCAACAATGTAGAAAATGTGGCAAATTTGCTTTTG ATGGATGCTGCAGCAGGTGGTGATGCACAAGATTACAGTGGAGAGAAGCCAAACTCAGTAAAAGAGAAGATCTACCCCAATGCTAAGATTAGTCATGAAGAATCCTTATTGTCAATTTTATGTTATGCTCTTAGGCACACCACAACAAAATCTGCCCTTAGTGATTTACTAGACCTAATCAATTTACATTGTCCAGAAGGAACTAATGGAGTACCCAGTAGTTTATATAAATTTCTTAAAACATTTGATTGCAACTCTTTTGAAATGATGTACATCTGCCCCAAATGTCATCATTACTTTGGTAATGAGATCCCAGCTTGTTGTGCCTCATGTGGTTCTGAACCTGGGGATAAGAACTCACTTGTTAAATCAG GCACTGAGTACACAGTAAAGAAGATGAGTGACCAGATGACAATCCTGCGGGAGAAACAGGAAGAGTCTGAACGGTACAGTAGGAGATGGAATCTTCGCCTTTTGAATCTTCCAGAAAGCAGTAACGAGGATGTGAGGAAACAGGTTCTGGAGATTATTGCAGAAATCATTCCAGAGGAAAAAAGCAAGCTTGGATTCTTGGTGGACACCGTGCACAGAGTCGGACGCCCGAGAGAGGATAAAAGCACACGACCCGTTATCATTCAGTTCACCATGCGCACCTTCAGATTCAATCTATGGAGAGCTTCCCTCAACGCTGATGTCATGAAGAAAGGGAACCTTCGGATGACTGAAGACTTAACTCAACAGGAGAGACAATGCAGAAACAAACTGTGGCCTCTTGTGAAGCAAGCGCGTGCTGACGGAAAGAAAACGAAATGGCAGGGTCCTGCTGTCATCATTAACGGTGTGAGACACACAGCTTAA